The genome window CCGCAATATTGAGCAGGGCGGTGTTAAACTGGGCGAAGAGAAAGTCGAGGATGTCAAGCGTTTGGTTACTTTGGCTGATTTTACCGACAACAAACTTTTGCTGCAAAAAGGTAAAAAGAAGTTCTGTCAGGTTGTGTTAAAGGACTAAAAGCATACAAACCACATTTGGATAAGAGCTTAAACAGGCAATGAATGCAAAAGGGCCGCTGCAAAATGCAGCAACCCTTTTTTTAGTTCTATTACCTATTCGGCAAAGCGTGTGAAACGCCCTGTCCAAATCTATAAATCTCATTAAATTCCGTTATTCTCCTGGCGAATCAGCGAATCGCCGCAATCAGCGCTTTGACGGCTGCTTCAATCCTCTGCTCATCCTCCGATTTCGGCGCGCCGTTAAATTCACAGGCATCGACTACTTCCCAGTCCAGTTTGGCTGCCGCCAAAATCTCATCCATTTCTTTTTTGGCACCGCCTGACCAGCCGTAAGAGCCCATATAAGCCACCTTCTTCGGGCTGATTTTCTTGCGGCCCATTTCATCCAAAGCTGCCGCCATTGCCGGGAACATCTTATTTTCATAAGTCGGTGCGGCAATCAAAAGTCCGGCGGAGCGAATGCTCTTGGACAAAATCTCGCCGATAGCCGCATACGGCACACGCAGAATATGATACGGCATCTTTTCCTGCTGCAAAATCTGCTCGGCATATTTAACCGCTTTTTCCGTCATGCCATACATCGACGCCCATAAAATGGTAATTTCCGGCAGGGGCTTGCCCTCTCTGAAATTAACGATATCTTCGTATCTTTGAATAATGGCCGCCGGATTCTGCCGGTAAATCGGGCCGTGTCCGGAAGCAATCACCGCCGGAGCAAACTCTTTAGCAACGGCAATCGCCTTTTGAACCGGTTTTTGGAAGGTAGCCAGCACATTGGAAAAATACCGAATTTCCTCTTCATAAAAATATGCCTGTTCTTCCGCCGTCATGTCCTCATCAAAGGGACAGTGTTTGGTCTGGCCAAAGCTGCCGAACATATCACAGGGAAATAAGGTTTTAGTTGAAAGCTCCATAGTCATCATCGTATCCGGCCAGTGTACACCCGGCACCGCAGCAAACTTCAGCTTTTTGCCGCCGCCCAAATCCAGCTCGTCACCGTTTTTAACGATATGCACATTTTCTGTTTGGCCGTAAAAGGCTTTCAGCAAATCAGCCGCTTTGGCGGTGCAATACACTTCAAACTGATCCGTAATCTTTTTAAATGACTCAATCCAGCCGGAATGGTCCGGTTCCATATGATTGATAATCAGATAATCAATGTCCTCCGGTTTGATTTGCAGTTCGTCCAAAAGCCGAAACAATGTTTCCGGCACCCCATCCCAACCGCAAACGCCGTCAATAATCGCCGTTTTTTCGCCCTTGACAATAAAGGAATTAACCGTTACGCCTTGGGGGATCTCCCACATCTCCTCAAATAAGAGTGCCGAATCTTCCAAATTGACCGACAGCATATAAATATCATCCGTTACTTTAACTGGTTTCATTTTAACCTCCTAACCTATCCTCGTTTATCCGTTGCTTTTTTCTAGCCTTTATCTTTCAAATAACCAATTCCACTAAACTACCCTATAAAGTTCAGGGGAGCACTGATAATTCGCTTTCTGCGAATTATCAGTGTCGGCGTCCACGCCAATAGCTATTTAAGTATGATATGCCTCCCGAGAGCAAGCTCTCTCGGCATATCATGCTTAACCTGCGCTTCCTCCTCTATTTTCCTATAAAGTTCAGGGGAGCACTGATAATTCGCTTTCTGCGAATTATCAGTGTCGCCGTCCACGCCAATAGCTATTTAAGAACGATATACCTCTCGAGAGCAAGCTCTCTCGGCATATCATTCTTAAATAGCTGCTCCCCTGAACTTTATGTCAAATTTCTCATCCATTTCTTGCTGAATGTCCGCCACAGAGTCAGCGTCACTTTGACGACTTCTTCCATGCTGATCGCAGCCACTACAAACCAAATATCCCACTTAAAATACAGCCCGGTTATAAATGCCAGCGGCACGGCTACCACCCAAACACCCAGCCCGTCAATCAGGGCGGTAAAAAAGGTATCGCCGCCGCTCCGTAAAATACCGACCACTGTAATCGTGTTTAAGGTTCGGGGCAAAAGCGCCGCCGCCATCACATATAAGGAGCGGACAACATATAAATGTACCGTCGGCGTCAGCGGGAAAAGCCCGACTGTCACCTCCGCCAGAAGTACGACCAGTACCGCTAAAAATAAAGCAATCGCCACTCCCAGTTTAATAAACTCAATCGCCTCTTGATAGGCCTTCGTCAAATCCCCTTTGCCCAAAGTATTGCCCAAAATAATAGCTGCCGAATTGGACAAACCGATAATCAGGACAAAAGCCATCTGCTCTATGGTTTGATAAATCGTCATGGCCGACATCACCTCAGTGCCCATTTTCCCGAACACAACCGCATACATGGTGACACCGCTTGACCAGACAACTTCATTGACCACCGCCGGCCCGGCAATGACAATATACTTTTTAACCAGCTCCAGGGGATAAGAAAAAATCTCCGACAAACGACCGGACGGTGCTAATTTCCGCCGATTGCACATAATCAGCAAAATCAACATCTCCAGAACCCGGGACAGAAGCGTAGCAATTGCCGCTCCGACTACTCCCAGCGCCGGCAGGCCAAAATGGCCAAAAATCAAAACCCAGTTTAAAATCGTATTTAAACCAATCGCCACAATCGAAACCAGCAGCGGCAGCTTAACCTCCTTGGTCGAGCGCAAAGTAAAGACCGTAGCAAAACTAATCGCATTAAAGAAATAACTAAAACCAACCCAGCGCAAGTAAGCCGCGCCTTCCCTGATAACACCGGCATCGCCGGAAAAGAAGTGCATGACCCATTCCGGCACCAGAAGCGCCAGCACCCCAAAAATCAGGGAAATCACCATGCCAAAGGTCAAAGTGATGCCATATACCTGCTTAATGCTTTTGTAATCCTTCGCCCCCCAGTACTGCGCCGTCAAAATCGCCGAACCGCTGCTCATTCCAAATAAAAATAAATTAAACATGAAATACAGCTTGTTCGCGCCGCCGACACCGGCAATTGATTCATTGCTGAGCGAGCTGATCATAAATACATCAACCATGTTCAAACTGGAGATAACCAGCTGCTGCAATGCAATCGGCGCGGCAATGACCGCCACCTTTTTATAAAAACTCTTTTGCATTTTCCGCTCCCGTTAAACCGGCTGTGAATCCGAAGTTTCTTTGGAATACCGGTCAATTTCCCGATCTTCGATGTGAAGACCCTCCTCTAAAATATCAAAATAATCAATCTCAAACTGATATTTCCCATTTCGGTAGTACTCTCTCGGTACCCGCTTGCCGATCAGACACATGATTTCATAGTTAATGGTTTGGCAAAGTTCAGCCGCTTCCTCAATCGAAATCCTCTGCCCGCCTTGCTGACCAAGTAAAACCACCTCGTCACCGGCCACCGCTTCCGGAATGGCGCTGAGGTCAACCATCATCTGATCCATACACACCCGGCCAATCACCGGGGCGTACCGACCGCGAATCAAAACCCGACCGCGGTTTGACAAAATCCGCTGATAGCCATCGGCATAGCCAATCGAAACCGTGCCGATTCTGGTTGGCTTATCCGTTTGATAAATCCCGCCGTAGCTGATTGACCGCCCGGCCGGAACTTCCTTAACAAAAATCAGACGTGAACAAATGGACAGGGCCGGTTTTAATGTAATTTGGTCTTTGCCCGTAAACTCCGACGGATAAGAGCCGTATAAGATGATGCCGGCTCGTACCATCGTAAAATAAGATTCGGCATAATTCAAAATCCCGGCACTGTTGGCGGCATGAATCTCCTCGGGGCAAACTCCCGCTGCTTTCAGCTGTTCGATAAAAAAAGCAAACTCCCGAAGCTGCTCCCTAGTATAAGTTTCATCTTCCTCATCGGCCTTCGCGAAATGGGTAAATAAGCCTTCCGTTTCAAGAAACGGCAGTGCCGCAATCCGTTTAATTTCCTCGACGGAAGCCTGACTGACGGCAAAGCCCAGCCGCCCCATCCCGGTATCGACCTTGATGTGAACTTTGACCTTATGCCCGGATTTGGCCGCCGCTTCGTTAATCTCAGCCGCCATGACCGGTTCATACACCGTCTGCGCCAAGTCAAAAGCAGCCAGATCCGGATAATCCTCCGGGCCAGTAAAGCCCAAAATCAAAATCGGCGTTTGAATGCCGTTTTTGCGCAGCGAAATCCCTTCCTGAATCGTAGCCACGCCGAACATATCAATTCCCAGTTCCACCAGCTCCCGTGCCACCGGCAAAGCGCCGTGTCCGTATGCGTCGGCTTTGATAATTCCCATGATTTTAACCTTTTCCGGCAATGTCTGCCGGATAGCGCCGTAATTGTGGCGAATGGCGTCCAAATCCACCTTCGCCGTTACTCTCTTAAAAGCCATCATTTCCTCACAAATTATGTTACAGTTCAGGTATCTTAGGTTTGATATTTCCCATGTAAGCAGGCTTTCCGGTCGTATCGACCATAAAGCTGCCGTTGCCTATCCTTCCCTATCGTTCCGGCAAGCACTCGTAATTCGCTTCGCAAAGTACGAGTGTGGCGCCCACGCAAATGGATAGTTGTACTTGCCTAAACCGTACCCAGATTTCCGATAATATCACTGGCCAGCATAGCAGCCGGCCCTTTTTGCCGGCAGGCCAGATCACCCGCTAAACTGTGCCGGTAAACGCCGTAAAGGATGGCTTTCACCTGATCCCTGCCGGCTGCTCCCGCCAAAAGGCCCGCTAAACAGCCGGACAGCACATCACCGCTGCCGCCGGTAGCCATACCTTCGTTTCCTAAAGGATTAATATAACATTTTCCGTCCGGAAATGCAATCACTGTTCGGTAATTTTTCAGAACGATGACCGCATTCCAGCTTTTGGCAAAGCGTCCGGCCAGATCCAAACTGTTTTCTTCTATTTGCTCTACGGATAGGCCGGTTAATCTTTCCATTTCTTTTAAATGCGGCGTCAATACCTTTAATTCCGTTCTTTGACTGCACAAATGCAGGAGCTTGGGATGCTCGGCCAAAAGCGTCAATGCATCCGCATCAATTACCAGCGGCAGTTTCGATGCCAGCGTCATCCGCAGCAGCTCATACGCCTTCGGACCGGTTGACAAGCCCGGGCCGATCAAAATGGCATCCTTGCCTTCAATTTCCCGGCTGAACTCATACTTATCCGTCTCCTCCGGCGTTTCTTCATAAACATCGACAATTACTTCCGGCAGTCTGGTCAGCAGGGGAATGCGATTATTTTCCGCGGTATAGGCATAAACCAGACCCGCTCCGCTGCGATAAGCTGCCTCAGCCGTCAGCAGAAGCGCGCCGCCCATTTGGCCGCTGCCGGCAATCACCAGTGCCCGGCCCATCGTCCCCTTATGAGCAAAGGGACGTTTCGGCGGAAAATCCGGCCACAGCGCCGGATTAAGGACAAAAGTCTGCGGCCGAACCGAATCATATGCCGCCGGCGGCAGCTCAATATCGGCCAAAACCATTTCGCCGCAGTATTCTTTGGCTCTGCCTAAAAGATTTCCCCGTTTATAGGCGGCCAGCACGATGGTTTTATCGGCCCTGACCGCCGTACCCATCACCGTTCCCCGTTCTCCGTTTAAACCGCTGGGAATATCAATCGAGTACTTCGGCGCCGGCGATTGGTTGATCGTTTCCACCGCCTGATAATACAAATCACCCAGCCGCCGGTTGCATCCCGTTCCCAAAAGGGCATCCACCAGCAGCGCCGCCGTCTGCCATTCCCGGCGAAGCGTTTCCGTTATCCTGCTGACGGCTTCACATTCAATCCCCAAAGCCGCCGCCGCGTAATAATTGACCGTCGCATCCGGTGTCAAATCATCGCTCTCAGCCAGCAGATATATCTTGACCGAATAGTTATGCAGAAACAGCTGGCGCGCGAGAGCCAAGCCGTCGCCGCCGTTATTGCCCCGGCCGGCAATAACCGCTATCCGGCTGTCCGGTGGAAAGTCCTGCCGGATTTCCTGTAAGACGGCATGAGCCGCGTTTTCCATTAAAACAATACCGGGAATATGCAAATCATAAGACGCACTTTTATCAGCTGCTGCCATTTGCTCCGGAGTTAAAACATAATTCATTTCCGTCTCCCCTCTAAGCATTTTATTCTCAATGCAAGAAAGGATATACCTAATGTATATCCCTTATCGTTCCATTACCGCTGCCGCCATAATATGCCGTTCGGTGTCGGACAAACTGACATGAACTTTTTTAATGCGTAGACGCAGCGCCATCTTTCCAGCCCGGCCATGCAGCCGGACATAGGGCTTGCCCGCGGCATCCCGCAAAACCTCAATCTCAACCGGCCCAAAATAACGGAAACCAAAACCAAACGCTTTTGCCACCGCTTCCTTGACTGCAAAATTATTGGCCAGCTGCCGCGGACTTAACGCCAACTCAGCCGCCGTATAATATTTTTCCCGAAAACCGGGACGCTCCAGCGCCGCCCGAATCCGCTCTGTTTCCAGCAAATCAATGCCGATGCCCCGGATCATGGCTTAACGCCTCCTGCCCCTTCAGCCAAAAAAGCCGAATCCTCGGCATCCTGTTCCTGCCCCTTTAAATCATATATTTTCCGGTTCATTTGCCGACCGATGAAAAACTCATCCAATTCATCTAACAGCTCCGCTCCCAGAATCTGATGCAGCCTTTGATAAATCGCGTCGTTTCGCTCTTCAATTTCCACCCGACGCTCCAATTTGGCGCGCAGCCGCCTTCTCAAATCATTGATTTCTTCCGCCAAAAGCTGATATTCTTTGGTATTTTCAATCAGCTTGGGATAAAAAAACTCAGCCGTTTGAAAAATCAATTCCTTATTACATTCGTCAATCTGATGCGGCAAATCCAGCAGCAAATCTCCGCCTTCATCCATCCGCGCATTTAAGTCCTGAATCAGACTGGTATTGGTTTCCATTTTTTTCTCCAGCTGATCTGTACTTTCCTCGGAAATGCTGTTCATGTCGGCCAAGATGCCTTCCAAAAGCTGTTTTTTTAAGCCTTCGTATTCCTTCAGTTCCTGCTTAACCTGGCTGTATTTCTTGACCAGCACCTCCAGCCGCTTTTCCGCCGCCTGAATCTTAGCCGGTTTTTTTCCCATAAACAAATCATGCCAGTCCTTATTGACAATCAGTACCGGAATAGATTTTCGCAGCGCCGGCTTCCTTTTCGGTTCCTTTTTTTTTGCAATCGAAAACATGGTTTTCTCCTTTATCAAACCTAAGTCAACTTCTTTTGCTTTTCCTGCGCTGTCTTTTGATTATAGTTTAGGCAAGCCGATATTTATGCCTGATATGCCGGAGAGAGCTTCTTTTCCAAAGGCATACCAAGTATCAATACCTATTTGCCTAACATTCACATTCACATTCATATTTCACTTTTCGCAAATTCTGAATGACTTGTCTGAAGTGAGCAATAGCGTCAATGTTTTTCGTTTTTAGCAGTCAGTTTTTCATTAATCGCATAGGACAGTGTCATCAGGCTTTCCGACAAGTGCACATTTTCAATGCAAACCTTGCCGCTGGAGGAATGAAGATCAATCGGCGCAAAGTTCCAAATCCCCTTAACACCCCATTTTCCCAGATTCATCGCCATTTCCGGCGCTTTCTGCTTGGGCAGCGTCAGCACAGCGATATCCACATCATTTTCCTGCATAAAGCCTTCAATTTCCGCCACATCTCTAATTTCAATATCCCGGACAATCATGCCGATCAGGCGGGGATTGACATCAAATAAGCCCTTCACTTTAAAGCCCTTGCGCTCAAACTCGATATAATTGGCCAGCGCCTGTCCCAAATTGCCGACCCCGATAATAATGATATTATACTCCTTTTCCAGGCCCAAGATTTTGCCAATGGAAGTATACAGATATTCGACATTGTAGCCGTAGCCCTGTTGGCCGAACTCGCCGAAGTTATTTAAATCCTGCCGGATCTGCGAGGCCGTCACCCCCATCCGCTCGCTTAATTCCTTGGAAGAAGTCCGAATCACATCGTTTTCCAATAAATCTCCCAAATACCGATAATACCGCGGCAATCTTTTGATGACCGCCTGTGAAATTTTTTTCATCTGCCTGCTCCTTTTTACATGATAAAATCTTCAGCCGACTTTCCTTTCTCCGTCATGGCTGACTGCCATAAAATTAATTCTATTATATAGATATGTGAAAAGCTTGTCAACCGAACTAACTTTATTTTTAGCGAATTTCTTTGATTTTGGCAAACAGCTCCCGGTTTTCTTCAATCTTCTTTTTGCTGCCGACCGTACAAATATAATCGGTCGTCAAAACCTGCTCATAAAACTTGCTCATATTTTTCAGCTCATCTAAGCTCGTATCTAAAATTTCCCGCCGGGTCTGACTTTCTTCTTCCGGGCTCAGTTCGCTGAAATGCATGGCCATAATTTTGGCATTTTCCATCGATGGTGTCAGCGGCGTATCAATTCCGGCAATTGTTCCGATAATTGTATTCTTGATTTCTTCCTCGGTAATATTCAGATTTTCAAAATAAGAAACAATCCCTTCATACGCCCGGTAGGTTTCGGCAATATTCGGATCGCGGTAAGAAATCAGCATCATATCGCCGGAACGACGGATTGCCGACATGCCGCCGTAAGCGCCGCCTTCGACCCGAACTTTGTTCCACAAATAATCGGTATTGAGCAAATGATTCGCCACCTGAAACATCCCGGAATAAGTATAGCCGAAGCGCTTATAATTCATAACTTTAGCCGCATAGTTAACATTGCCGGACGTAATAAAGGCTTCTTTTCGATTGCCAAATACGCTGCGCTCCGCCTCCGGCCGGTAATCGGCATCGACCTGATGCCGGCTGATATAATCAGCCAACCTCCGGCGCACCTCGGCCTCATCGGCCTCGGCATAAGTCACAGCCAGTGTCAGTTTGGACTGGCTGACAATTTCCGCCAATATTTTTTTCATCAGGCCGCCCAACTCCCGCAAATCCTTTTCGGATGCTTGTTTCCACTGCTGAATAAAATCATAGAAGGAAACACCGCTGCTCAGTTCATCAAAGTAGGCACTCTTGGAATAGTAGCTGAGTGCTCTGGTCGCCGCTGTGATATGGCCGCCGCTGACCAGCGTCATTTGCATCTGTGAGGCCGTTTCCTTAATCAAATCACCGAGCCGCTTAGCATCATCAAACTTGGGATCCGCCAGCAGTTCATCAAACAATTCCAGCATTTTGCCTAGGGATGCCGCAAAGGACTTGCCTTTCAGCTCCATACCGATGCGGAACCGGTCGGTATTGTTCTTATAGCCGTAAAGCAGGAGCTTGGATGTAATCCCGCCGGTATGCTCATTGATCTCATCGACCAACTGGCTGTAATGATAATTTTTTGAACTTACCGAAGTCAAATAAGAGGTCAGCAGGCTAACCACCGGCACTTGCTCCTCCGGCAGCCAATTGATTTCAAAAAAAGCTTTCAGATATACGATGCCCGATGTATTGGCCGGATGATACAGCACATGAACTCCGTCCTGATATTCGGTTTGGTATTTGAGAGCGGCTTTTTCCCTTTGGATATCGGATAGCTCCAGGGTCGGAATCAACGCCAAATCCTCTTTCCGGTCCGGCTCGGCCTGATAGGCCAACAGTTCCTGATTCTTTTGAATCAATGCCGTCCGTTCCTCAGCTGATAAGCTTTCTTTATAGGCAGCCAAATGCCGCGCCAGCTCGGCTTCTCTCTCCGCCGCCATAGTCAGAGAAGGACTCATGATAATAAAACAGCAATGATTGTTTTGCAGCAAATATTTTTGAATATAGCGCTCAAACTCTCCGCCGGCCGCCGCCCGCCGCAGTTCCGCCAGCAGTCCGTCATAATCAAAAAAGGCAAACGGCGGCTGATCATAAAGCCAGCTTTCCAAAACCTGAAAATTAAAAATAATCCCCTTGGGCATACTGCCAAAGTCGGCTTCCCGCAGCCGGAACTCAAAAACATTAATCGCTGCCTGCAATTTTTTCGGGTCAAGCCCCGTTTCCGCAATTTGGCGCAAAGTATCCTGTACGCAGTCCAAAAACTCCTGCCGGCGCTGCGGGGAAACATTTTTGACAGTCACAGCAAAAGTGTTTTCCCGAATATCACTGTCAAAAAAACCGTAAACCTCCTCGCCCATGTTTCTCTCCGCCAGCTTTTCTTTGAGCAGCGCGCCGGGCGCATCCAATAAAATATATTCCAAAATCGACATCGCCAGCTTTTCCCCTACCGGCAATTCTCCCAGACAATAATTCAGGCTGAAAAAGGCTTTTTCTTCCGGTTCTTCATCCTCCGGCAGCGGATACTGCAAATGATACTCCACAGGCTCCTCCCAGGGCGCAACCGGCGGCAGCGCAGACTCCGGCTGACGATAATCAAAGCCTGCCAAATAAGTATTCAGCCGCTCCAATTCGGCGGCAATGTCAATATCACCATAATAAAAAATATAGCTGTTGGACGGATGATAATGGCGACGATGAAAGTCCAGAAATTCCTCATAACTAAGGCTTGGGATTTCCTCCGGAATCCCGCCGGAATCATAGCCGTAGGGATGTCCCGGAAAAAGCGCGGTTTGAATATTGCGGTCCAGGAGCTGCTCCGGCGTGGAAAACGCCCCCTGCATTTCATTATAAACCACACCCTTAATCGTAACCGGATCTTCTTCCTTCAGCAGCTCGTAATGCCAGCCCTCCTGCGCAAAAATTTTGGAATTGGTATAAATATTGGGATGAAAAACGGCGTCCATATAGACGTCCATCAGATTATGCAGATCTTTTAAATTGCAGCTGGCAACCGGATATATGGTTTTATCCGGCGAAGTCATGGCATTTAAAAAGGTATTGAGCGAAGTTTTTCCCAGTTGAATAAAGGGATCTTTAATCGGAAACTTTTCCGAACCATTTAAGACCGAATGCTCTAAAATATGAGCCACACCGTTGCTTTTTTCCGGCGGCGTCCGAAAGCAAATGGAAAACACCCGGTTTTCGTCATTGTTTTTTAAAATACAGACTCTGGCTTTCGTCCGCTTATGCTGATATAAGTATCCCCTGCTCTCAATATCAGACAAATCCGCTTCCTGCACCAATTCAAAATATTCCATCTCGACTCCTCACTCTATTAATGTAAAAAATCATATTTTCTATCCAGTCCGACCGTGCTTTCAATCAGGCACGACCCCAGACAAACTTCCTGCCGGTACAATGCCGCTGCCTGCCCCGGCGTGACACCCTTCATCGGCGTGGCGGCATAATCAATATGCATCTTGCCGGCCTGCCTGGTCACTACCACCGGCACATCCGGCTGCCGGTAGCGGAACTTCGCCGTGCAGTGCAGCGGAAATTCCGGTTCCTCCTCCAGCGTCCAGGCCATATCCGTTCCGGTCAGCGCCGTGCTGTACAGCGCCGGGTGATCTTCGCCTTGAGCCACATATAAAATATTATGAGCCAAATCCTTACCAGCCACAAACCACGGCCGACCATCGCCGACACCGCCCAGACCAATTCCCTTTCTTTGCCCCAGAGTATAATGAATCAGACCGGTATGCGTACCGACTGTCCGCCCGTCCACATCCTTCATTTCACCGGGATCGGCCTTTAGAAACTGATCTAAAAAACGGTTAAAATTGCGTTCGCCGATAAAGCAAACCCCGGTTGAATCTTTTTTTCCGGCGGTAGCCAAATCATATCGGCGGGCAATTTCCCGCACCTCGCGCTTGTGCAGGTGACCGATCGGAAACAGGCTTTTCGCCAGTGCTTTCTGTCCAATCCGTGATAAAAAATAGCTTTGATCTTTGCCCTCATCAGCCCCGCGCAACAGGCAGTATTTGCCGCCCCTTTCCTCGACCTGCGCATAGTGCCCCATGGCAATATAGTCGCAGTCCAGCCGAAGTGCATAGTCTAAAAAAGCGTTAAACTTAATCTCCTGATTGCACATCACGTCCGGGTTTGGGGTACGGCCGCTCCGGTATTCCCGCAAAAAATACTGAAACACCCTGTCCCAGTATTCCTTTTCAAAGTTGACCGTATAAAAAGGAATCTGCAGCCGGCCGGCTACCTGCCCGGCATCTCTGGCATCCTCCTCGGCAGTACAAACTCCGCTGTCATCGGTTTCGTCCCAATTTTTCATAAACAGGCCGATCACATCATAGCCCTGCTCTTTTAATAAAACGGCCGCCACGGAGGAGTCTACTCCTCCGCTTAAGCCCAGAATTACTCTTTTCGGCATCTTATTCCGCCGCTTCCAAAGCAATTTTCATCATATTTTGAAAAGCAGTCTGCCTTTCTTCACTGGTGGTAATTTGATCCTTCACCAGTGAATCGGAAATCGTCACCAGACAGGCGGCGTGCTTGCCCAGCACTTTGGCGTTGGAAAAGAGGGCAAAGGATTCCATCTCCACCGCTACGCAGCCCTGCTGATCTCTGATTTCTTTAAAGCTTTGGGCATTGTCCGTCCGGTAAAATACATCCGAAGAATGCAGCCGGCCGGTATGCAGCGGAATTCCCAGTCCTTCCGCCGCCTTGGTCAATTTCTGATTCAAAATCGGCGAAGCTGCCAGCACATGCTGATCATAGCCGTCCTGGCATAAAGCATAGGTGGATTCCGACCAGGCGTCCGATGCCAGCAGCACATCATAAACATTTAAATCTTCGACATAAGCGCCGGCCGAACCAATCCGGATAATATTTTCCACACCATAAAAAGCAAATAATTCATACGAATAAATACCAATACTAGGCATGCCCATGCCCGAACCCATGACTGTCACTTTTTTGCCCAGATACTCTCCGGTAAAGCCCAGCATATTCCGGACGGAATTGATTTGTCTGACATTTTTTAAAAAGGTATCGGCAATAAACTTGGCCCGCAGCGGGTCCCCCGGCATCAGTACGGTCTTAGTCAGTAAACCGGGATCGGTAATTTCAATATGAGGAGTTGGAATCATCATAATTTTCTGAAATGCTGTCTGCATTTCTCTCCTTTCCGTTTTTATTATGCCCGAACCGAATAATTCGGCGCTTCCTTAGTGATCTGAATGTCATGCGGATGACTTTCCTGCAAAGATGCTGCCGTAATCTTAATCAGTCTGGCCTTGGTCCTGAGTTCTTCAATCGTGGCGCAGCCGGCATAGCCCATGCCCGCTCTTAAACCGCCGATCATCTGATAAACTGTATCCTGGAGCTTACCCTTATAGGCCACCCGGCCTTCCACGCCCTCCGGCACGAGCTTGGATACGTCATTTTCACCGGCCTGGAAATAGCGGTCTTTGCTGCCCTTTTCCATGGCGCCCAACGAGCCCATCCCGCGGTAAACCTTGTACTTGCGGCCTTGGTACAGCTCGGTTTGGCCCGGACTTTCTTCCGTTCCGGCAAACAGCCCGCCAATCATGCAGACATAACCGCCGGCAATAATTGCCTTGACGATATCTCCGGAATATTTAATCCCGCCATCGGCGATAATCGGAATACCGTAGGGCTTCGCCGCCTCGGCG of Lachnospiraceae bacterium oral taxon 500 contains these proteins:
- a CDS encoding MBL fold metallo-hydrolase, translated to MKPVKVTDDIYMLSVNLEDSALLFEEMWEIPQGVTVNSFIVKGEKTAIIDGVCGWDGVPETLFRLLDELQIKPEDIDYLIINHMEPDHSGWIESFKKITDQFEVYCTAKAADLLKAFYGQTENVHIVKNGDELDLGGGKKLKFAAVPGVHWPDTMMTMELSTKTLFPCDMFGSFGQTKHCPFDEDMTAEEQAYFYEEEIRYFSNVLATFQKPVQKAIAVAKEFAPAVIASGHGPIYRQNPAAIIQRYEDIVNFREGKPLPEITILWASMYGMTEKAVKYAEQILQQEKMPYHILRVPYAAIGEILSKSIRSAGLLIAAPTYENKMFPAMAAALDEMGRKKISPKKVAYMGSYGWSGGAKKEMDEILAAAKLDWEVVDACEFNGAPKSEDEQRIEAAVKALIAAIR
- a CDS encoding MATE family efflux transporter, with the protein product MQKSFYKKVAVIAAPIALQQLVISSLNMVDVFMISSLSNESIAGVGGANKLYFMFNLFLFGMSSGSAILTAQYWGAKDYKSIKQVYGITLTFGMVISLIFGVLALLVPEWVMHFFSGDAGVIREGAAYLRWVGFSYFFNAISFATVFTLRSTKEVKLPLLVSIVAIGLNTILNWVLIFGHFGLPALGVVGAAIATLLSRVLEMLILLIMCNRRKLAPSGRLSEIFSYPLELVKKYIVIAGPAVVNEVVWSSGVTMYAVVFGKMGTEVMSAMTIYQTIEQMAFVLIIGLSNSAAIILGNTLGKGDLTKAYQEAIEFIKLGVAIALFLAVLVVLLAEVTVGLFPLTPTVHLYVVRSLYVMAAALLPRTLNTITVVGILRSGGDTFFTALIDGLGVWVVAVPLAFITGLYFKWDIWFVVAAISMEEVVKVTLTLWRTFSKKWMRNLT
- the alr gene encoding alanine racemase → MAFKRVTAKVDLDAIRHNYGAIRQTLPEKVKIMGIIKADAYGHGALPVARELVELGIDMFGVATIQEGISLRKNGIQTPILILGFTGPEDYPDLAAFDLAQTVYEPVMAAEINEAAAKSGHKVKVHIKVDTGMGRLGFAVSQASVEEIKRIAALPFLETEGLFTHFAKADEEDETYTREQLREFAFFIEQLKAAGVCPEEIHAANSAGILNYAESYFTMVRAGIILYGSYPSEFTGKDQITLKPALSICSRLIFVKEVPAGRSISYGGIYQTDKPTRIGTVSIGYADGYQRILSNRGRVLIRGRYAPVIGRVCMDQMMVDLSAIPEAVAGDEVVLLGQQGGQRISIEEAAELCQTINYEIMCLIGKRVPREYYRNGKYQFEIDYFDILEEGLHIEDREIDRYSKETSDSQPV
- the acpS gene encoding holo-[acyl-carrier-protein] synthase, producing MIRGIGIDLLETERIRAALERPGFREKYYTAAELALSPRQLANNFAVKEAVAKAFGFGFRYFGPVEIEVLRDAAGKPYVRLHGRAGKMALRLRIKKVHVSLSDTERHIMAAAVMER
- a CDS encoding redox-sensing transcriptional repressor Rex, whose product is MKKISQAVIKRLPRYYRYLGDLLENDVIRTSSKELSERMGVTASQIRQDLNNFGEFGQQGYGYNVEYLYTSIGKILGLEKEYNIIIIGVGNLGQALANYIEFERKGFKVKGLFDVNPRLIGMIVRDIEIRDVAEIEGFMQENDVDIAVLTLPKQKAPEMAMNLGKWGVKGIWNFAPIDLHSSSGKVCIENVHLSESLMTLSYAINEKLTAKNEKH